From Dietzia sp. ANT_WB102, a single genomic window includes:
- a CDS encoding DUF2304 domain-containing protein — translation MIKVLLLLAGAALVVFFLANRRKARAKAGVKIGFVLFVVFMVYAVIRPDDLTVVANSLGVQRGTDLVLYALVMGFAFVTVSTYVRFREQELRYSRLARTIALQNAVRPGDRVDAGAMKPAPHDDDPMAP, via the coding sequence ATGATCAAAGTCCTGCTTCTGTTGGCCGGCGCCGCGCTGGTCGTGTTCTTCTTGGCCAACCGCCGCAAGGCGAGGGCGAAAGCCGGGGTGAAGATCGGGTTCGTACTGTTCGTGGTGTTCATGGTGTACGCCGTGATCCGTCCCGATGATCTCACCGTGGTCGCCAACTCACTCGGGGTGCAGCGCGGCACCGATCTGGTGTTGTACGCGCTGGTCATGGGCTTCGCCTTTGTCACCGTCTCCACGTATGTCCGGTTCCGTGAACAGGAGCTGCGGTACTCGCGTCTGGCCCGGACGATCGCGTTGCAGAACGCGGTGCGTCCCGGAGACCGGGTCGACGCGGGAGCGATGAAGCCGGCCCCGCACGACGACGACCCGATGGCGCCCTGA
- a CDS encoding polysaccharide biosynthesis protein has protein sequence MTTPAAAESAPRPAPAPAGAGGLRALTLATVFAAASGYLIMVIVGRSLGPADYRLFASYWGAFFALGGVANGLMQETTRAVRAARGGQSPAPFGPRVRLLPAGLMLGLGLAAAVLLSWPAWPTLGLATHSGAGVAIMAVGILGFALQAATAGALSGTERWGMYAVLLTVDATLRLAVAGVAWWLGDAGLGFAVATVAGTLTWALLVAFSAATRAALRSALDVGRSAFWRHTGSAMLASAGTSALVVGFPVFVTATARESDSAPLVGAVILAITLTRAPLLVPLTSFQSAIIVYFVERRARGVRALAAPLGLVTAVGVAGAGAAWLIGPWLIGLLFEDEFVLPGPVLAALTAASLGTAALMITGNAALAFGHHLLYNAGWWVAVVAAAVLLLALPGTVDARSAIALLAGPGFGVALHLLGIARSGRAEGHPAP, from the coding sequence ATGACGACACCGGCAGCCGCTGAGTCCGCCCCGCGCCCAGCGCCCGCTCCCGCCGGCGCGGGAGGGCTGCGCGCACTGACCCTGGCGACGGTGTTCGCCGCCGCCTCCGGATACCTCATCATGGTCATCGTGGGTCGCTCTCTGGGCCCGGCCGACTACCGACTCTTTGCCTCCTACTGGGGGGCGTTCTTCGCCCTCGGCGGCGTGGCAAACGGTCTCATGCAGGAGACAACGCGGGCCGTCCGTGCGGCCCGTGGCGGTCAGTCTCCGGCACCGTTCGGGCCGCGGGTGCGACTGCTGCCGGCCGGATTGATGCTCGGGCTCGGGCTGGCCGCCGCCGTACTGCTGAGCTGGCCCGCCTGGCCCACCCTGGGGCTGGCTACGCACTCCGGTGCCGGGGTGGCGATCATGGCCGTGGGCATCCTCGGGTTCGCGCTGCAGGCCGCCACCGCCGGTGCGCTGTCGGGCACCGAACGATGGGGGATGTACGCGGTCCTCCTCACCGTGGACGCGACGCTGCGGCTCGCTGTCGCGGGCGTCGCCTGGTGGCTCGGCGACGCCGGGCTGGGATTCGCCGTCGCCACCGTCGCGGGAACGCTCACGTGGGCGCTGCTCGTCGCGTTCTCCGCCGCGACCCGGGCCGCTCTCCGGTCGGCCCTCGATGTCGGCCGCAGCGCGTTCTGGCGCCATACGGGGTCGGCGATGCTCGCCTCCGCGGGGACGTCCGCCCTAGTCGTGGGGTTCCCGGTGTTCGTCACCGCCACCGCCCGGGAGTCCGACTCCGCCCCCCTGGTCGGCGCCGTGATCCTCGCCATCACTCTCACCCGGGCTCCGCTTCTGGTCCCGCTCACGAGTTTCCAGAGCGCGATCATCGTGTATTTCGTCGAACGCCGCGCTCGTGGCGTCCGCGCTCTGGCGGCACCCCTGGGGCTCGTCACGGCCGTCGGTGTCGCGGGCGCCGGCGCCGCATGGCTGATCGGCCCCTGGCTGATCGGCCTTCTGTTCGAGGACGAGTTCGTCCTCCCCGGACCAGTCCTGGCGGCGCTCACCGCCGCGTCCTTGGGGACGGCCGCGCTGATGATCACCGGCAACGCTGCACTCGCTTTTGGCCATCACCTGCTCTACAACGCCGGGTGGTGGGTCGCGGTCGTCGCTGCCGCGGTCCTCCTCCTCGCCCTGCCCGGCACCGTGGATGCCCGCTCGGCGATCGCGCTGCTCGCCGGACCCGGATTCGGGGTGGCGCTACACCTGCTCGGAATTGCGCGTTCCGGGCGAGCGGAAGGCCACCCCGCGCCGTGA
- a CDS encoding phytanoyl-CoA dioxygenase family protein has protein sequence MAELTRVHASAPIATITDTLLEQGAVLVEDLLDTDLLARFNTELDQHLTESAQGAERGFVNEGVAAFFGNRTEHLAGLAAKSQVFATEILTHPIYRAVCDEVLLPNCAAYQLNLAHVLNRGPGGTPQMLHRDEEVWSQLPSPRPNVQLASVVALRDFTAENGATRVVPGSHLWDRDRQPTEDEIVPAVMKAGSGIIYLGSTIHAAGANTTADQWRRGMHISYCLGWLRTEENQYLSIPLEQARQLPRESMELLGFGVHDAIADGGGYVGTVDLADPVDLIAAGRL, from the coding sequence ATGGCTGAACTGACCCGGGTCCACGCGTCCGCGCCGATCGCGACCATCACCGATACCCTCCTCGAGCAGGGCGCAGTGCTCGTCGAGGATCTACTGGATACCGACCTGCTCGCCCGTTTCAACACTGAGCTGGACCAGCATCTGACGGAATCGGCGCAGGGCGCCGAGCGGGGGTTCGTCAATGAGGGTGTCGCCGCGTTCTTCGGCAATCGCACGGAACACCTGGCCGGGCTGGCGGCTAAATCGCAGGTCTTCGCCACCGAGATCCTCACCCACCCCATCTACCGGGCGGTGTGCGACGAGGTGCTCTTGCCGAACTGTGCCGCGTACCAACTCAACCTGGCTCATGTGCTCAACAGGGGCCCCGGCGGTACGCCACAGATGTTGCACCGTGATGAGGAGGTCTGGTCGCAGCTGCCGTCGCCCCGCCCGAACGTTCAGCTCGCATCGGTGGTCGCGCTGCGCGACTTCACCGCGGAGAACGGCGCCACGCGGGTCGTGCCGGGCAGTCACCTGTGGGACCGCGACCGTCAGCCCACCGAGGACGAGATCGTTCCCGCGGTGATGAAGGCCGGGTCCGGCATCATCTACCTCGGCTCGACCATCCACGCCGCAGGCGCGAACACCACCGCGGACCAGTGGCGTCGTGGAATGCACATCAGCTACTGCCTCGGCTGGCTGCGCACGGAAGAAAACCAATACCTTTCGATCCCGCTGGAGCAGGCGCGCCAGCTGCCGCGTGAATCGATGGAGCTGCTGGGCTTCGGTGTTCACGACGCGATCGCCGATGGCGGTGGATACGTGGGCACCGTCGACCTGGCCGACCCGGTGGACCTGATCGCCGCCGGCAGACTCTGA
- a CDS encoding arabinofuranosyltransferase, protein MTDARVLARRAQILARPAAELLAALLVAAVVGTVTFAAVDALPFVEPSWLPETFGGTLAAAVVILAGWLLLRRSASMRTLWLLGTAGPAFLASSHLGLLLGGTPHYLYGLGGDQLNRVAYVTRFADSPALADPFYADAAPFYPPQWFWVGGRLAALSGVDGWEFYKPYAIVTMGIAGAIAFVAWRWLVPARLAVLFGLVTAIVGVHTNAYEPYSWILICLLPQVVVATFLLCARVTAGAGSLTHRRPTWPLVVTIGVYLGWAALGYTLIAGFAALLVGLVVVIHVWRFRTDRAAVRALLARLAAMAGISAAIALLFWHRYLFAVLGGAETETSVANDFAPEIASRWPLPMFEVSASGLLCLIGVVWIVVTVWPAGIGRAADRATTALRTRMGTEDDAQTTRSGDSALPTADRRRILAQALGLVVLAVLGWYVLSGVRAVTGSTLLPFRMIPIITLALSVAGAVGAVALARWAVDTSPDQSRGRVTAAAVLVAGLAAVQMVQHVSEEDTHFAAAARQTPAVPHRVLDAIDDMTGDREPSELVVLTADPTLYVYRPYFTFQGPAQAYATPAARYGERLDEIRQWADTTTPEELNAALESSAFRSPDVLVLTREGSRRWIFPAVVNEMPRIKNNSREEIVFRPRQFDDPALFDVRRVGSQMVIVRR, encoded by the coding sequence GTGACCGACGCCCGCGTCCTCGCCCGCCGTGCCCAGATCCTCGCTCGGCCCGCCGCCGAACTGCTCGCCGCGCTGCTGGTGGCGGCCGTCGTCGGGACCGTCACGTTCGCCGCGGTCGACGCCCTTCCGTTCGTCGAACCCAGCTGGTTGCCCGAGACCTTCGGCGGGACCCTGGCCGCGGCCGTGGTCATCCTTGCCGGGTGGCTGCTCTTGCGCCGGTCCGCGAGCATGCGGACCCTGTGGCTGCTCGGAACCGCCGGCCCAGCCTTCCTGGCGTCGTCCCATCTCGGGCTCCTGCTGGGCGGGACGCCGCACTACCTGTACGGCCTGGGCGGCGACCAACTCAATCGCGTCGCCTACGTCACCCGCTTCGCCGACTCCCCCGCCCTGGCAGATCCGTTCTACGCGGACGCCGCACCCTTCTACCCACCGCAGTGGTTCTGGGTGGGAGGGCGTCTGGCCGCGCTGTCCGGCGTCGACGGCTGGGAGTTCTACAAGCCCTACGCCATCGTCACGATGGGCATCGCGGGCGCGATCGCGTTCGTCGCCTGGCGGTGGCTCGTCCCGGCGCGACTTGCGGTCCTGTTCGGCCTGGTCACCGCCATCGTCGGCGTGCACACCAACGCCTACGAGCCGTACTCGTGGATCCTCATCTGTCTGCTTCCGCAGGTCGTCGTGGCGACGTTCCTGCTCTGCGCACGCGTCACCGCAGGAGCTGGATCCCTGACGCACCGCAGGCCCACGTGGCCACTCGTCGTGACGATCGGCGTGTACCTCGGCTGGGCCGCGCTCGGCTACACCCTCATCGCGGGTTTCGCGGCGCTGCTGGTGGGGCTCGTCGTCGTCATCCACGTCTGGCGGTTCCGCACCGACCGCGCCGCGGTCCGTGCTCTGCTCGCCCGACTGGCCGCGATGGCCGGGATCTCTGCGGCGATCGCCCTGCTGTTCTGGCACCGGTACCTGTTCGCGGTGCTCGGCGGCGCGGAGACCGAGACCTCCGTGGCCAACGACTTCGCGCCCGAGATCGCGTCCCGGTGGCCGCTGCCGATGTTCGAGGTGTCCGCGTCAGGGCTGCTGTGCCTGATCGGTGTGGTGTGGATCGTGGTCACCGTGTGGCCCGCCGGGATCGGCCGGGCCGCCGACCGGGCGACGACGGCGCTGCGCACACGAATGGGTACGGAAGACGACGCGCAGACCACCCGCTCCGGTGACAGCGCCCTCCCGACTGCGGACCGCAGGCGCATCCTGGCGCAGGCACTGGGACTGGTGGTGCTGGCCGTCCTCGGGTGGTACGTGCTCTCCGGCGTGCGTGCGGTCACCGGGAGCACGCTGCTGCCGTTCCGGATGATCCCGATCATCACGCTGGCTCTCTCGGTGGCCGGAGCCGTGGGCGCGGTGGCTCTGGCCCGGTGGGCCGTGGATACGTCACCTGACCAGTCCCGCGGCCGGGTGACCGCAGCGGCTGTGCTGGTCGCCGGGCTCGCAGCGGTACAGATGGTGCAACACGTCTCCGAGGAGGACACGCACTTCGCCGCCGCCGCCAGACAGACTCCTGCCGTACCCCACCGTGTCCTCGATGCGATCGACGACATGACCGGCGACCGGGAGCCTTCCGAACTGGTGGTGCTGACCGCAGACCCGACCCTGTACGTCTACAGGCCGTACTTCACCTTCCAGGGCCCTGCGCAGGCCTACGCGACACCGGCGGCCCGGTACGGCGAGCGCCTCGACGAGATCCGCCAGTGGGCGGACACCACGACCCCCGAGGAACTGAACGCAGCACTGGAGTCGAGCGCATTCCGCAGTCCCGACGTGCTCGTACTCACCCGGGAAGGGTCCCGCCGGTGGATTTTCCCCGCGGTGGTCAATGAGATGCCGCGCATCAAGAACAACTCGCGGGAGGAGATCGTCTTCCGACCGCGGCAATTCGATGACCCCGCACTGTTCGACGTTCGCCGGGTCGGGTCGCAGATGGTGATCGTCCGCCGGTGA
- a CDS encoding glycosyltransferase family 2 protein, which translates to MNGDSVRDTGPGAAGGDLTVENRDVWLIVPCFNEGSVIEDVLRSALETFPNIVAVDDGSADNSAVAIHRAGAHLVRHPVNLGQGAAIQTGVEYARAQPGARYFVTFDADGQHQVKDVLAMVGRLRAEPVDIIVGTRFGRPRGGDDQVPLIKRLVLRTVVLLSPRTRRLGLTDAHNGLRVFNRRVADDLNLRMNGMSHASEFVELMDSHGWRVAEQPVDILYTEYSMSKGQSLLNGINILSDGFVGKRLPR; encoded by the coding sequence ATGAACGGGGACAGTGTGCGGGATACGGGGCCGGGCGCGGCCGGCGGGGATCTGACCGTCGAGAACCGCGATGTCTGGTTGATCGTTCCCTGCTTCAACGAAGGCTCCGTGATCGAGGACGTGCTGCGCTCGGCGCTCGAGACGTTCCCCAACATCGTGGCGGTGGACGACGGTTCGGCGGACAATTCGGCTGTGGCGATCCACCGTGCGGGCGCCCACCTGGTGCGCCACCCCGTGAACCTGGGGCAGGGCGCGGCCATCCAGACCGGTGTGGAGTACGCCCGCGCGCAGCCGGGGGCCCGCTACTTCGTCACCTTCGACGCCGACGGTCAGCACCAGGTCAAGGACGTGCTGGCCATGGTGGGGCGGCTGCGCGCCGAGCCGGTGGATATCATCGTCGGCACCCGCTTCGGCCGCCCTCGCGGCGGCGACGACCAGGTCCCGCTGATCAAGCGTCTCGTGCTGCGCACCGTGGTGCTGCTGAGCCCGCGCACCCGGCGGCTCGGTCTGACCGACGCCCACAACGGCCTGCGCGTGTTCAACCGTCGCGTCGCGGACGACCTCAACCTGCGGATGAACGGGATGAGCCACGCCAGCGAGTTCGTGGAACTCATGGACTCACACGGCTGGAGGGTGGCCGAGCAACCGGTGGACATCCTCTACACCGAATACTCGATGTCCAAGGGCCAGTCGTTGCTCAACGGCATCAACATCCTCTCCGACGGGTTCGTGGGAAAGAGACTGCCCCGATGA
- a CDS encoding NAD-dependent epimerase/dehydratase family protein: MRALVTGGAGFIGSTLVDRLLGEGHEVTVVDNLSRGRLENLAGAREAGDRFEFHELDLTDPAIEDVIARDRPEVIFHLAAQIDVRLSVDDPVHDAEVNVVGTVRLAEAARKVGVRRIVFTSSGGSIYGPVTELPVAETRPVDPLSPYAAGKVAGEIYLEMFSRLYGIEWAGVAPANVYGPRQDPHGEAGVVAIFSQRLLAGQPTRVFGDGGNTRDYVYVDDVVDAFVRAAEVPAAAGLRFNVGTGVETTDRGLHTLVAEAAGAADDPETAPARLGDVARSALDSERAAEVLGWTPRVTIREGVARTVDFFRD, from the coding sequence ATGCGCGCACTCGTGACGGGAGGGGCCGGATTTATCGGTTCGACCCTGGTGGACAGGTTGTTGGGCGAGGGTCATGAGGTGACCGTGGTGGACAACCTGTCGCGCGGCCGGCTGGAGAACCTCGCAGGCGCCCGTGAGGCCGGTGACCGCTTCGAGTTCCACGAGCTCGACCTGACCGACCCGGCCATCGAGGACGTCATCGCCCGCGACCGGCCGGAGGTGATCTTCCACTTGGCCGCGCAGATCGACGTGCGCCTGTCGGTCGACGACCCGGTCCACGACGCCGAGGTCAATGTCGTGGGCACCGTGCGGCTGGCTGAGGCTGCCCGCAAGGTCGGCGTGCGGCGGATCGTCTTCACCTCCTCCGGTGGGTCCATCTACGGTCCCGTCACCGAACTCCCCGTCGCCGAGACCCGGCCCGTGGACCCGCTGAGCCCGTACGCCGCGGGCAAGGTGGCGGGGGAGATCTATCTGGAGATGTTCTCCCGCCTGTACGGCATCGAGTGGGCGGGCGTGGCTCCGGCCAACGTGTACGGTCCGCGCCAGGACCCACACGGCGAGGCCGGAGTGGTGGCGATCTTCTCCCAGCGACTACTGGCAGGTCAGCCCACGCGCGTGTTCGGCGACGGGGGCAACACCCGTGACTACGTGTACGTCGACGACGTGGTGGACGCCTTTGTCCGGGCCGCCGAGGTCCCGGCCGCCGCGGGCCTGCGTTTCAACGTCGGCACCGGCGTGGAGACCACTGACCGTGGGTTGCACACGCTGGTAGCCGAGGCCGCAGGGGCAGCTGACGATCCCGAAACCGCACCCGCCCGCCTGGGCGACGTCGCACGGTCGGCGCTCGATTCTGAGCGCGCCGCCGAGGTGCTCGGGTGGACACCGAGGGTGACGATCCGCGAGGGAGTCGCCCGGACCGTCGACTTCTTTCGCGACTGA
- a CDS encoding TetR/AcrR family transcriptional regulator C-terminal ligand-binding domain-containing protein: MSSGEPRTQRIRAGGRSEIVRQTVATTVLEMLRQGNSAFSVAEVAKRAGIHRSTVYRWWPTRLELIKEALTLHTARLVVPDTGSWATDIDALTRELAEFFSDPVEAAMNAVLASDRDSEVAKTQREHWAPILRDLSRVVDRAKARGEVRDDVNPRFVLEIIVGPLLLNTTFGHNEIGPTAIDAIADLVTNAFSTAGSAAGTEVGR; this comes from the coding sequence ATGTCCAGTGGAGAACCGCGCACGCAGCGAATACGCGCCGGTGGACGTAGCGAAATCGTCCGCCAGACCGTGGCGACCACGGTGCTGGAGATGCTGCGCCAGGGAAACTCGGCGTTCTCCGTTGCGGAAGTGGCGAAGCGCGCCGGAATCCATCGCTCTACGGTGTACCGCTGGTGGCCCACCCGCCTCGAACTCATCAAGGAGGCGCTGACGCTTCACACCGCCCGCCTGGTCGTACCCGACACGGGTTCCTGGGCTACGGACATCGACGCCCTTACGCGCGAACTAGCGGAATTCTTCTCAGACCCCGTCGAGGCAGCGATGAACGCGGTGCTCGCCTCCGACAGAGACTCCGAAGTCGCGAAGACCCAACGCGAACATTGGGCCCCGATCTTGCGGGACCTGTCCCGGGTCGTCGACCGGGCCAAAGCACGCGGCGAGGTGCGCGATGACGTCAACCCGCGCTTTGTCCTGGAGATCATCGTCGGACCACTGTTGTTGAACACCACATTCGGCCATAACGAGATCGGCCCCACCGCCATCGACGCCATCGCCGATCTCGTCACGAACGCGTTCTCCACAGCCGGATCAGCCGCTGGTACCGAGGTCGGCCGCTAG
- a CDS encoding alpha/beta hydrolase, with translation MTGALPENPPPARVTRLLDLAAALVSVRDALATARNALLTSAIRSPALDACADAVDGEARGLTEILAGVYRLVELAEDSWDDLDGPDPLPRPEREALREKLDRAVDNAFTDLARLAGVPAGSAGSAREPDEPEEAVESDGLDTATTVTSWASAEPEQVYASIEKMPVADRRLLALAEPEAVGGTYGVPWPVRARANAVAVRRTLHREQLAGTPWSPRIGRLETMARRDARRRRSFPAFSPHRGGKMIELVGELGRNTEAVAVYVPGTGTNLDMSHVNTDVALDLVDAGGGRLAVLTFLDGEFPQDIMADAGNPRFAETMAPRLVRFCREVDRVMEIECPGAALTVVGHSYGGRIVGTAERLGLRADRVIYAESPDLGAGVTVPSDWRSPGPVRRYSLTAPGDPVELLQVRFGLRRRWSHSDLGDGTVRLDTGYFTDGSPVYGTRGHGGVFDRDCGAFRAMLTVMLGGPVALWREREIRARHTSVGRGEEGRIVPILRRHTVGLLLRRDQDPYGDATVLWEAPERLTTVPPATRAAVDEVGVPAGAV, from the coding sequence GTGACCGGTGCACTCCCGGAAAACCCGCCACCGGCCCGGGTAACCCGACTACTCGACCTGGCGGCAGCGCTCGTCTCGGTGCGGGATGCGTTGGCGACGGCTCGCAACGCGCTGCTCACCTCGGCCATCCGCTCCCCCGCCCTGGACGCGTGCGCCGACGCGGTCGACGGCGAGGCCCGGGGACTGACCGAGATCCTGGCGGGCGTGTACCGGCTGGTCGAGCTCGCAGAGGACTCCTGGGACGACCTCGACGGCCCGGACCCGCTCCCCCGACCCGAGCGCGAGGCCTTGCGGGAGAAACTGGACCGCGCCGTGGACAACGCGTTCACCGATCTGGCCAGGCTGGCCGGGGTCCCGGCGGGCTCGGCGGGCTCGGCTCGCGAGCCGGACGAACCGGAAGAAGCGGTCGAGTCGGACGGACTCGACACCGCCACGACGGTCACTTCCTGGGCCTCGGCCGAACCCGAACAGGTCTATGCCAGCATCGAGAAAATGCCCGTCGCCGACCGGCGGCTCCTGGCATTGGCGGAGCCCGAGGCCGTGGGCGGGACGTACGGCGTGCCTTGGCCGGTGCGGGCCCGGGCCAACGCGGTGGCCGTGCGCAGGACGCTCCACCGCGAACAACTGGCGGGTACTCCGTGGAGCCCGCGCATCGGGCGTCTGGAGACGATGGCGCGACGCGATGCTCGTCGTCGTCGTTCCTTTCCGGCGTTCTCGCCGCACCGCGGTGGGAAGATGATCGAGCTGGTGGGCGAGCTCGGCCGGAATACCGAGGCGGTGGCGGTCTACGTGCCCGGCACCGGCACCAACCTGGACATGTCCCACGTCAACACCGACGTCGCACTGGACCTCGTCGACGCCGGCGGCGGACGCCTGGCAGTGCTGACGTTCCTCGACGGCGAGTTCCCGCAGGACATCATGGCCGACGCCGGCAATCCTCGATTCGCCGAGACCATGGCTCCACGCCTGGTCCGGTTCTGCCGCGAGGTTGACAGGGTCATGGAGATCGAGTGCCCTGGCGCCGCGCTCACGGTGGTAGGCCACTCGTACGGCGGACGGATCGTGGGCACCGCCGAACGGTTGGGCCTGCGCGCCGACCGGGTGATCTACGCTGAGTCGCCGGATCTCGGGGCCGGCGTCACAGTGCCGTCGGATTGGCGCTCCCCCGGCCCGGTGCGCCGGTACTCCCTCACCGCTCCCGGCGACCCGGTGGAACTCCTGCAGGTCCGGTTCGGTCTGCGGCGGCGATGGTCGCACTCCGACCTGGGTGACGGCACCGTGCGGCTCGATACCGGCTATTTCACCGACGGTTCCCCGGTCTACGGCACCCGCGGCCACGGCGGAGTATTCGACCGGGACTGTGGCGCGTTCCGGGCGATGCTCACCGTGATGCTCGGCGGTCCGGTCGCCCTCTGGCGAGAACGGGAGATTCGGGCGCGCCACACCAGCGTCGGCCGCGGCGAAGAGGGGCGGATCGTCCCCATCCTCCGTCGACACACCGTGGGGCTGTTGCTCCGTCGCGATCAGGACCCGTACGGCGACGCGACCGTGCTCTGGGAGGCGCCGGAGCGACTGACCACGGTCCCGCCGGCGACGCGCGCGGCAGTGGACGAGGTTGGCGTTCCCGCTGGGGCTGTTTGA
- a CDS encoding glycosyltransferase family 2 protein has protein sequence MAIDVMLPYYGDVDHFKKAVDSVLAQSYRDFRLVVVDDGYPDPEPARYMGEITARDERVTYEKNETNLGANGNYRKCVGMVTAPVVVIMGADDIMLPNYLQVVADGFDAVPDAAVMEVGVSVIDEHGAPVRGLSDSVKALTQPKAQGRTVLHGEKLMTSLMHGNWTYFPSLAWNSEWVKRIGFREGLDVVQDLALLVDVITGGGHMIYDPTLAFLYRRHGASDSSVRALDGRRFDEEARFFAGEADAFAARGWKSAERAARLHVTSRLNALSLLPTAAKAGKLAEGGKKLLGHTFRKF, from the coding sequence ATGGCCATCGACGTGATGCTCCCCTACTACGGGGACGTCGACCATTTCAAGAAGGCCGTGGACAGTGTCCTCGCGCAGAGCTACCGCGATTTCCGGCTGGTCGTGGTGGACGACGGCTACCCGGATCCGGAGCCGGCCCGCTACATGGGCGAGATCACCGCGCGCGACGAGCGGGTGACTTACGAGAAGAACGAGACCAACCTCGGCGCCAACGGAAACTACCGCAAGTGCGTCGGCATGGTCACCGCGCCGGTTGTCGTGATCATGGGTGCCGACGACATCATGCTGCCCAATTACCTACAGGTCGTGGCGGACGGATTCGACGCCGTGCCCGACGCTGCGGTGATGGAGGTGGGCGTCAGCGTGATCGACGAGCACGGCGCGCCCGTCCGGGGACTGTCCGACTCGGTGAAGGCGCTCACCCAGCCCAAGGCGCAGGGCCGCACAGTGCTGCACGGCGAGAAACTCATGACCTCGCTCATGCACGGCAACTGGACCTACTTTCCGTCGCTGGCGTGGAACTCCGAGTGGGTTAAGCGGATCGGGTTCCGTGAGGGCCTCGACGTGGTCCAGGACCTCGCTCTGCTGGTCGACGTCATCACCGGCGGCGGCCACATGATCTACGACCCCACCCTGGCGTTCCTTTACCGCCGGCACGGGGCGTCCGACTCGTCGGTGCGTGCACTCGATGGCCGTCGGTTCGACGAGGAGGCTCGCTTTTTTGCCGGTGAGGCCGACGCGTTTGCTGCCCGCGGGTGGAAGAGCGCCGAGCGGGCTGCGCGCCTGCATGTGACGTCACGGCTCAACGCGCTGTCCCTGCTGCCGACCGCGGCGAAGGCCGGCAAGCTCGCCGAAGGCGGGAAGAAGTTGCTCGGGCACACGTTCCGCAAGTTCTGA